In Curtobacterium sp. TC1, the following proteins share a genomic window:
- a CDS encoding alpha-L-rhamnosidase: MTAWTAPFITSDADLGSAPILRREFTLDDGHGAVTGATLDVSALGVVEAWLGGERVSDHLLEPGWTSYEWRIRVVSHDVTAHLTDTAAGSAAVLALVLGKGWAAGRLAWGGGGGWYADEPAGFAELRITFADGHEQLVATDTDWQALSSAITADQLYDGEDIDARLRDGSFLTPGEVTTPSVDGHGGRTSTVRTVDIGERELVADTVPPVRPLAEIAPVDVWTSPSGATLIDFGVNLVGWLRVVASGPAGTVLTLKHAEVLEHDELGTRPLRTAKATDHFTLSGGEDRFEPRFTFHGFRYAQVDGWTGTLDELRTAVTAVQVGSDLTRTGTFASSHELLNTFHDNVVRGMQGNFLSVPTDCPQRDERLGWTGDIAAFAPTASYLFDTRAFLGDWLRDVWLEQQHADGVIPFVVPDVLKYSPAEDFGTPDATAIWSDAGVWVPWTLYQAYGDTAVLEEQLDSMTAHLRRIKGHLSPEGLWDTVFQFGDWLDPDAPPEDAAKAKADPGVVATACAYRSATLVAQAARLTGHEAEAREAEELATGLQAAFRQHYVTDGRIRSDCTTVYALAIVFGILDEDDQRRAGDRLAELAEQSGYRISTGFAGTPFITDALTQTGHLDDAYRLLLQTECPSWLYPVTMGATTVWERWDAMLPDGTINPGEMTSFNHYALGAVADWMHRVVGGLSALEPGYSSVLIAPQPGGGLTWASTSLDSVHGHIAVRWELVDGELLVRAEVPEGVSAVVRLPGAAEQRLGAGTHELRAPAAVPAA, from the coding sequence ATGACCGCCTGGACAGCTCCGTTCATCACGAGCGACGCCGACCTCGGGAGCGCGCCGATCCTGCGCCGGGAGTTCACCCTCGACGACGGCCACGGCGCCGTCACCGGGGCGACCCTCGACGTCAGCGCCCTCGGCGTCGTCGAGGCGTGGCTCGGTGGCGAACGCGTCTCCGACCACCTGCTCGAACCGGGGTGGACGAGCTACGAGTGGCGCATCCGCGTCGTCTCGCACGACGTCACGGCCCACCTGACCGACACGGCCGCGGGCAGCGCCGCCGTGCTCGCGCTCGTGCTCGGCAAGGGCTGGGCCGCCGGTCGGCTCGCCTGGGGTGGTGGCGGCGGCTGGTACGCCGACGAGCCCGCCGGGTTCGCCGAACTCCGCATCACCTTCGCCGACGGCCACGAACAGCTCGTCGCCACCGACACCGACTGGCAGGCCCTGTCCAGCGCGATCACCGCCGACCAGCTCTACGACGGCGAGGACATCGACGCCCGGCTGCGTGACGGGTCGTTCCTGACGCCCGGCGAGGTCACGACACCGAGCGTCGACGGACACGGAGGACGGACGAGCACCGTGCGCACCGTCGACATCGGCGAGCGCGAACTCGTCGCCGACACCGTGCCGCCGGTCCGGCCGCTCGCCGAGATCGCCCCCGTCGACGTCTGGACGAGCCCGTCCGGCGCGACGCTGATCGACTTCGGCGTGAACCTGGTCGGCTGGCTCCGTGTCGTCGCTTCCGGTCCCGCCGGCACGGTGCTGACCCTCAAGCACGCCGAGGTGCTCGAACACGACGAGCTCGGCACCCGCCCGCTGCGCACCGCGAAGGCCACGGACCACTTCACCCTGAGCGGCGGCGAGGACCGCTTCGAGCCCCGCTTCACCTTCCACGGCTTCCGGTACGCCCAGGTCGACGGGTGGACCGGCACGCTCGACGAACTCCGCACAGCGGTCACCGCGGTGCAGGTCGGCTCCGACCTGACCCGCACGGGCACGTTCGCGTCCAGCCACGAACTGCTCAACACGTTCCACGACAACGTCGTCCGCGGCATGCAGGGCAACTTCCTGAGCGTCCCGACCGACTGCCCGCAGCGCGACGAGCGCCTCGGGTGGACGGGCGACATCGCCGCGTTCGCACCGACGGCGTCGTACCTGTTCGACACCCGCGCGTTCCTGGGCGACTGGCTGCGCGACGTGTGGCTCGAGCAGCAGCACGCCGACGGTGTCATCCCGTTCGTGGTGCCGGACGTGCTGAAGTACTCCCCCGCCGAGGACTTCGGCACCCCGGACGCCACCGCCATCTGGTCGGACGCCGGCGTGTGGGTGCCCTGGACCCTGTACCAGGCGTACGGCGACACCGCGGTGCTCGAGGAGCAGCTCGACTCGATGACGGCGCACCTCCGCCGAATCAAGGGCCACCTGTCACCCGAGGGCCTGTGGGACACCGTCTTCCAGTTCGGCGACTGGCTCGACCCGGACGCCCCGCCGGAGGACGCCGCCAAGGCGAAGGCCGACCCGGGCGTCGTCGCGACGGCGTGCGCGTACCGCAGCGCGACCCTCGTGGCGCAGGCGGCGCGGTTGACGGGGCACGAGGCGGAGGCGCGGGAAGCCGAGGAGCTCGCCACGGGCCTCCAGGCCGCGTTCCGGCAGCACTACGTGACCGACGGCCGCATCCGGAGCGACTGCACCACCGTCTACGCGCTCGCGATCGTGTTCGGCATCCTCGACGAGGACGACCAACGCCGGGCGGGCGACCGCCTGGCGGAGCTGGCCGAGCAGTCCGGGTACCGGATCTCGACGGGCTTCGCGGGAACGCCGTTCATCACCGACGCGCTGACGCAGACCGGGCACCTCGACGACGCGTACCGGCTGCTGCTGCAGACGGAGTGCCCGTCGTGGCTGTACCCGGTGACGATGGGTGCGACGACGGTGTGGGAGCGCTGGGACGCGATGCTGCCGGACGGCACCATCAACCCGGGCGAGATGACCTCGTTCAACCACTACGCGCTCGGGGCGGTGGCGGACTGGATGCACCGGGTGGTGGGCGGTCTGTCGGCGCTCGAGCCGGGGTACTCCTCCGTGTTGATCGCGCCGCAGCCGGGCGGTGGGCTGACGTGGGCATCGACGTCGCTCGACTCCGTGCACGGGCACATCGCGGTGCGGTGGGAGCTCGTCGACGGCGAGCTCCTGGTGCGGGCCGAGGTGCCCGAGGGGGTCTCCGCGGTGGTGCGCCTCCCTGGTGCTGCGGAGCAGCGGCTCGGCGCGGGGACGCACGAGCTGCGCGCCCCGGCCGCGGTCCCCGCGGCGTAG
- the rhaI gene encoding L-rhamnose isomerase codes for MTSTPTFTGIADQLARQQIELPSWAFGNSGTRFKVFSTPGTPRDPYEKIADAAKVHEYTGLAPTVALHIPWDLVDDFADLKRHAEEHGVALGTINSNTFQDDDYKFGALTHTDASIRQKAIDHHLRCIDVMDATGSRDLKIWLAEGSNYPGQADMRERQDRLHESLSTIYDRLGTDQRLVLEYKFFEPSFYHTDVPDWGTSYVQTSALGDKAMVCLDTGHHAPGTNIEFIVMQLLRLGKLGSFDFNSRFYADDDLIVGAADPFQLFRILVEVIRGGGYDNPDVAFMLDQCHNIEDKIPGQIRSVLNVQEMTARALLLDRVALTAAQEAHDVLGANEVFMDAYQTDVRADLAAWRESRGLPANPMRAYLESGYQQSIAEDRVGGVQAGWGA; via the coding sequence ATGACATCGACCCCGACCTTCACCGGCATCGCCGACCAGCTCGCACGACAGCAGATCGAGCTGCCCAGCTGGGCCTTCGGCAACTCCGGCACCCGCTTCAAGGTGTTCAGCACGCCCGGCACCCCGCGCGACCCCTACGAGAAGATCGCCGACGCCGCCAAGGTGCACGAGTACACGGGCCTCGCCCCGACCGTGGCACTGCACATCCCCTGGGACCTCGTCGACGACTTCGCCGACCTCAAGCGCCACGCGGAAGAGCACGGCGTCGCGCTCGGGACGATCAACTCGAACACGTTCCAGGACGACGACTACAAATTCGGCGCCCTCACCCACACGGACGCGAGCATCCGGCAGAAGGCGATCGACCACCACCTGCGCTGCATCGACGTGATGGACGCCACCGGCAGCCGCGACCTGAAGATCTGGCTCGCCGAGGGCTCGAACTACCCCGGCCAGGCCGACATGCGTGAACGCCAGGACCGTCTGCACGAGTCGCTCAGCACGATCTACGACCGCCTCGGTACCGACCAGCGGCTGGTGCTCGAGTACAAGTTCTTCGAGCCGTCGTTCTACCACACCGACGTGCCGGACTGGGGCACGAGCTACGTGCAGACGTCGGCGCTCGGCGACAAGGCGATGGTCTGCCTCGACACCGGCCACCACGCTCCCGGCACGAACATCGAGTTCATCGTGATGCAGCTCCTGCGCCTCGGCAAGCTCGGCAGCTTCGACTTCAACTCGCGCTTCTACGCCGACGACGACCTGATCGTGGGTGCCGCTGACCCGTTCCAGCTGTTCCGCATCCTGGTCGAGGTCATCCGCGGCGGCGGCTACGACAACCCCGACGTCGCGTTCATGCTCGACCAGTGCCACAACATCGAGGACAAGATCCCCGGGCAGATCCGCTCCGTGCTCAACGTGCAGGAGATGACGGCCCGGGCGCTGCTCCTCGACCGCGTCGCCCTGACGGCCGCGCAGGAGGCGCACGACGTCCTCGGCGCGAACGAGGTCTTCATGGACGCGTACCAGACCGACGTCCGAGCAGACCTCGCGGCCTGGCGCGAGTCCCGCGGCCTGCCGGCGAACCCGATGCGCGCGTACCTGGAGTCGGGCTACCAGCAGTCGATCGCCGAGGACCGCGTCGGCGGCGTCCAGGCCGGCTGGGGTGCGTAG
- a CDS encoding bifunctional aldolase/short-chain dehydrogenase translates to MTHTLEARVDPATQRTDADATIRALIARSNALGSDPRITNYAGGNTSAKGTATDPVTGEPVELLWVKGSGGDLGTLTPAGLAVLRVDRVRALQAVYPGVEREDEMVAAFDYTLHGKGGAAPSIDTAMHALVDAAHVDHLHPDAGIAIATAADGPALTGTIFGDKVVWVPWRRPGFQLGLDIAAVKREHPQAIGTVLGGHGITAWGDTSDEAEANSRWIIDTAEQYIAEHGKADPFGEPRAGFEALPTDERHARAAALAPTIRGIAGHDKPVVGHFTDSDVVLDFLAASRAEELAALGTSCPDHFLRTKVKPLILDLPATATVEEQSARLHELHEQYRADYQAYYDRHADATSPAIRGADPLIVLVPGVGMFSYGKDAQTARVAGEFYVNAINVMRGAESLSTYAPIDEAEKFRIEYWALEEAKLQRMPPAKKLATRIALVTGAASGIGKAIAKRLAAEGAAVVIADLDLGKAQAAAAEIGNTDQAIGLAANVTDAAAIDQAVQQTLLHFGGLDLVVNNAGLSLSKSLLDTTEQDWDLQHDVMAKGSFLVSKAAAKVLIEQGLGGDIVYISSKNSVFAGPNNIAYSATKADQAHQVRLLAAELGEHGVRVNGINPDGVVRGSGIFASGWGANRAKTYGIEEQDLGAFYAQRTILKREVVPENVANAVYAICTDDFSHTTGLHVPVDAGVAAAFLR, encoded by the coding sequence ATGACACACACACTGGAGGCACGGGTGGATCCCGCAACGCAGCGCACCGATGCAGACGCGACGATCAGGGCGCTCATCGCGCGTTCGAACGCGCTCGGCTCGGATCCGCGGATCACGAACTACGCGGGCGGCAACACCTCGGCGAAGGGCACCGCGACCGACCCGGTGACCGGCGAACCGGTCGAGCTGCTCTGGGTGAAGGGCTCCGGGGGCGACCTCGGCACCCTCACCCCGGCGGGCCTCGCAGTCCTGCGCGTCGACCGCGTCCGTGCGCTCCAGGCGGTCTACCCCGGAGTCGAGCGCGAGGACGAGATGGTCGCCGCGTTCGACTACACGCTGCACGGCAAGGGTGGTGCCGCCCCGTCCATCGACACGGCGATGCACGCCCTGGTGGACGCCGCGCACGTCGACCACCTGCACCCGGACGCCGGCATCGCGATCGCCACGGCGGCGGACGGTCCGGCCCTGACGGGGACGATCTTCGGCGACAAGGTGGTGTGGGTGCCGTGGCGCCGCCCGGGGTTCCAGCTCGGGCTCGACATCGCGGCCGTCAAGCGGGAGCACCCGCAAGCGATCGGGACGGTCCTGGGCGGCCACGGCATCACGGCCTGGGGCGACACGAGCGACGAAGCCGAAGCGAACTCCCGCTGGATCATCGACACCGCCGAGCAGTACATCGCGGAGCACGGGAAGGCCGACCCGTTCGGAGAGCCCCGAGCAGGCTTCGAGGCGCTGCCGACCGACGAACGCCACGCACGCGCCGCCGCCCTCGCCCCGACCATCCGGGGCATCGCCGGCCACGACAAGCCGGTGGTGGGCCACTTCACCGACAGCGACGTCGTCCTCGACTTCCTGGCGGCCTCGCGCGCCGAGGAGCTCGCCGCGCTCGGCACCAGCTGCCCGGACCACTTCCTGCGCACCAAGGTCAAGCCGCTCATCCTCGACCTGCCGGCCACGGCCACCGTCGAGGAGCAGAGCGCCCGCCTGCACGAACTCCACGAGCAGTACCGCGCGGACTACCAGGCGTACTACGACCGCCACGCCGACGCGACGAGCCCCGCCATCCGCGGTGCCGACCCGCTCATCGTGCTGGTCCCCGGTGTCGGGATGTTCTCGTACGGCAAGGACGCCCAGACCGCCCGCGTCGCCGGCGAGTTCTACGTCAACGCGATCAACGTCATGCGCGGCGCCGAGTCACTCAGCACCTACGCCCCCATCGACGAGGCCGAGAAGTTCCGGATCGAGTACTGGGCCCTCGAAGAGGCGAAGCTGCAGCGGATGCCGCCTGCGAAGAAGCTCGCCACCCGCATCGCCCTGGTCACCGGCGCCGCGAGCGGCATCGGCAAGGCGATCGCGAAGCGCCTGGCCGCCGAGGGCGCCGCGGTCGTCATCGCCGACCTCGACCTGGGGAAGGCGCAGGCAGCCGCCGCCGAGATCGGGAACACCGACCAGGCGATCGGCCTCGCGGCGAACGTCACCGACGCCGCCGCGATCGACCAGGCGGTCCAGCAGACGCTGCTGCACTTCGGCGGCCTCGACCTCGTCGTCAACAACGCCGGGCTGTCGCTGAGCAAGAGCCTGCTCGACACCACCGAACAGGACTGGGACCTGCAGCACGACGTCATGGCCAAGGGCTCGTTCCTGGTGTCCAAGGCGGCGGCGAAGGTCCTCATCGAACAGGGCCTCGGCGGCGACATCGTCTACATCTCGTCGAAGAACTCGGTGTTCGCCGGCCCGAACAACATCGCGTACTCGGCGACGAAGGCCGACCAGGCGCACCAGGTCCGGTTGTTGGCAGCGGAGCTCGGTGAGCACGGCGTCCGCGTCAACGGGATCAACCCCGACGGCGTCGTCCGCGGCTCGGGGATCTTCGCGAGCGGCTGGGGTGCGAACCGCGCGAAGACCTACGGCATCGAGGAACAGGACCTCGGTGCGTTCTACGCCCAGCGCACGATCCTCAAGCGCGAGGTCGTGCCCGAGAACGTCGCGAACGCCGTCTACGCCATCTGCACGGACGACTTCTCGCACACGACCGGACTGCACGTGCCCGTCGACGCCGGCGTCGCCGCGGCGTTCCTGAGGTAG
- a CDS encoding rhamnulokinase, whose amino-acid sequence MTHSGTVAAVDLGATSGRVILGHVDTDGVRMEHVARFPNGPVTLHEHDREALHWDVVELYRQVTDGLRQAFAAHPEIVSIGIDSWAVDYGLLRDGRLLGLPSHYRDERHEGGVEGVHERLDAAELYARNGLQHLPFNTVFQFAADPSLQLAQRALLIPDLLGYWLTGVEAAERTNASTTGALNATTRGWDPALRAAAGLPAGLLPTLRDPGDRLGPLLPAVADLVGGTAPVTLVGSHDTASAVVAVPATEPDFAYISSGTWSLVGVELDAPVLSDAARDANCTNEGGVDGRVRFLKNVSGLWLLSESVRTWERGGASLDLEALLASAAAVTAPVPVFDPADESFTAPGDMPARIAAWCGAHGLSAPASRAEFVRSILESLATAYADTLTTIGAITGKDVRQVHIVGGGSQNRLLCQLTADRTGLPVLAGPVEATALGNILVQARAAGLGGLGGASLEALRATIARTVEPVRYTPRADHTSPQSTPRRRMSV is encoded by the coding sequence ATGACGCACAGCGGCACCGTGGCCGCGGTCGACCTCGGCGCGACGAGCGGCCGGGTGATCCTCGGGCACGTCGACACCGACGGCGTCCGGATGGAGCACGTCGCCCGGTTCCCGAACGGTCCCGTCACCCTGCACGAGCACGACCGCGAGGCCCTGCACTGGGACGTCGTGGAGCTGTACCGGCAGGTGACCGACGGCCTCCGTCAGGCGTTCGCCGCGCACCCCGAGATCGTCAGCATCGGCATCGACTCGTGGGCGGTCGACTACGGACTGCTCCGCGACGGCCGACTGCTGGGACTGCCCTCCCACTACCGCGACGAGCGGCACGAGGGCGGCGTCGAGGGAGTGCACGAGCGGCTCGACGCAGCCGAGCTGTACGCCCGGAACGGTCTGCAGCACCTGCCCTTCAACACGGTGTTCCAGTTCGCCGCCGACCCGTCCCTGCAGCTCGCGCAGCGCGCGCTGCTCATCCCCGACCTGCTCGGCTACTGGCTCACCGGTGTCGAGGCGGCCGAGCGCACCAACGCATCGACGACCGGGGCACTGAACGCGACCACCCGCGGGTGGGATCCGGCGCTGCGGGCTGCTGCGGGCCTCCCGGCCGGCCTCCTGCCCACCCTGCGCGACCCGGGCGACCGACTCGGGCCCCTGCTGCCCGCCGTCGCCGACCTGGTCGGCGGCACCGCGCCCGTCACGCTCGTCGGCTCGCACGACACCGCTTCGGCCGTCGTCGCGGTCCCCGCGACCGAACCGGACTTCGCGTACATCTCGTCGGGCACCTGGTCGCTCGTCGGCGTCGAGCTCGACGCACCCGTCCTGTCGGACGCGGCGCGCGACGCGAACTGCACCAACGAGGGCGGGGTCGACGGCCGCGTCCGCTTCCTCAAGAACGTGTCCGGACTGTGGTTGCTGTCCGAGAGCGTCCGGACCTGGGAGCGTGGTGGCGCTTCGCTCGACCTGGAGGCCCTGCTCGCCTCCGCCGCGGCCGTCACCGCCCCGGTCCCCGTCTTCGACCCCGCCGACGAGTCGTTCACGGCCCCTGGCGACATGCCGGCGCGCATCGCCGCGTGGTGCGGCGCGCACGGGCTGAGCGCGCCCGCGTCGCGGGCGGAGTTCGTGCGGTCGATCCTCGAGTCGCTGGCCACCGCGTACGCGGACACCCTCACGACGATCGGTGCCATCACGGGCAAAGACGTCCGACAGGTGCACATCGTCGGTGGCGGATCGCAGAACCGGCTGCTCTGCCAGCTGACGGCTGACCGCACCGGATTGCCCGTCCTGGCCGGACCTGTCGAGGCGACAGCACTCGGCAACATCCTCGTGCAGGCGCGGGCCGCCGGACTCGGAGGCCTGGGTGGCGCGTCGCTCGAGGCCCTGCGCGCGACGATCGCCCGCACCGTCGAGCCCGTCCGGTACACCCCTCGGGCCGATCACACCTCCCCACAATCCACTCCGAGACGTAGGATGTCTGTATGA
- a CDS encoding alpha-hydroxy acid oxidase, which produces MQFKKPSLPGRRQRLESALTIWDLRDIAARRTPKAAFDYTEGAAEAEISLARARQAFEDIEFTPAILRDVSSVDTSRSVLGAPVAYPFGIAPTGFTRMMQTEGERAGARAAGRAGIPFSLSTMGTTAIEDVRDANPNGRNWFQLYMWKDREKSMALVSRAEKAGFDTLLVTVDVPVAGARLRDKRNGFSIPPQLSARTVLNAIPRPWWWFDFLTTEPLAFASLDRWSGTVGELLDHMFDPTVTYEDLAWIRDQWKGKVVVKGVQSLADAKRLAEMGVDGITLSNHGGRQLDRAPVPFHLLPSVVKEVGTDTEVHLDTGIMSGADIVAAVALGAKFTMVGRAYLYGLMAGGEAGVDRMIQILSEQIERTMRLLGVTSLDELEPGHVTQLQRLQPVRRG; this is translated from the coding sequence ATGCAGTTCAAGAAGCCCTCACTGCCGGGTCGGCGACAGCGGCTCGAGTCGGCCCTGACGATCTGGGACCTGCGCGACATCGCCGCTCGACGCACACCGAAAGCCGCGTTCGACTACACCGAGGGCGCCGCCGAGGCCGAGATCTCGCTCGCCCGCGCCCGCCAGGCATTCGAGGACATCGAGTTCACGCCCGCGATCCTGCGCGACGTGTCGTCCGTGGACACCTCGCGCTCGGTGTTGGGTGCGCCGGTCGCGTACCCGTTCGGCATCGCCCCCACCGGGTTCACGCGCATGATGCAGACCGAGGGCGAGCGGGCCGGCGCCCGGGCAGCCGGACGCGCGGGCATCCCGTTCTCGCTCTCCACCATGGGCACCACCGCCATCGAGGACGTCCGCGACGCCAACCCGAACGGCCGCAACTGGTTCCAGCTGTACATGTGGAAGGACCGCGAGAAGTCGATGGCGCTGGTCTCCCGCGCCGAGAAGGCCGGGTTCGACACCCTCCTCGTCACCGTGGACGTGCCCGTCGCCGGCGCGCGCCTCCGGGACAAGCGGAACGGGTTCTCGATCCCGCCGCAGCTGAGCGCCCGGACCGTGCTGAACGCCATCCCGCGACCGTGGTGGTGGTTCGACTTCCTGACCACCGAGCCGCTGGCCTTCGCGTCGCTCGACCGGTGGTCCGGCACCGTCGGGGAGCTCCTCGACCACATGTTCGACCCCACCGTCACCTACGAGGACCTCGCCTGGATCCGCGACCAGTGGAAGGGCAAGGTCGTCGTCAAGGGCGTGCAGTCCCTGGCGGACGCGAAGCGCTTGGCCGAGATGGGCGTCGACGGGATCACACTGTCGAACCACGGCGGTCGCCAGCTCGACCGGGCACCCGTACCGTTCCACCTGCTGCCCTCCGTGGTCAAGGAGGTCGGCACGGACACCGAGGTGCACCTCGACACCGGCATCATGTCCGGCGCGGACATCGTCGCCGCCGTGGCGCTCGGGGCGAAGTTCACCATGGTCGGCCGGGCCTACCTGTACGGGCTGATGGCGGGCGGCGAGGCCGGCGTCGACCGGATGATCCAGATCCTGTCGGAGCAGATCGAGCGGACGATGCGGCTGCTCGGGGTCACGTCGCTCGACGAGCTCGAGCCCGGGCACGTGACGCAGCTGCAGCGGTTGCAGCCGGTACGGCGCGGCTGA
- a CDS encoding glycoside hydrolase family 16 protein has translation MSRRRAILAAATAGCLALGVPTASAASADSWWGWGGHRHGQHAPVTPTPTPSDTATPAPSDDDESDATPTETPAPTAEAAPIEDTTPTAEPEAADPSDEPSSDGEAEGSTEPQDEVAETPDAAAAPDASFVEDFTTDAVTGLVSRLYPQSWQPYPDGTSGIYAPSKTVSVHDGVMDVALGTGAGAAGTFGSSAGAWDHVGGSFSVRAKATGGDGNGAAFMLWPTSGTWSDGEIDFPEGNFEDSPSAFHHSMTPGKEADRVQIGTGVSWRDWHTYTVDWVPGESVTYSVDGKVLDTVTHDVPTTPHRFMFQVGNWGDQGNLLIDWVSTTE, from the coding sequence ATGAGCCGCCGTCGCGCGATCCTGGCGGCAGCGACCGCCGGTTGCCTGGCACTCGGAGTCCCCACCGCCTCCGCCGCCTCCGCTGACAGCTGGTGGGGTTGGGGCGGACACCGCCACGGGCAGCACGCCCCGGTGACCCCCACTCCCACCCCCTCGGACACTGCGACCCCGGCCCCGTCGGACGACGACGAGTCGGACGCGACGCCGACGGAGACGCCCGCGCCGACCGCCGAGGCCGCGCCGATCGAGGACACCACCCCGACCGCGGAACCCGAGGCAGCAGATCCGTCGGACGAGCCGTCGTCCGACGGAGAGGCCGAGGGCTCGACTGAACCGCAGGACGAGGTCGCCGAGACTCCTGACGCAGCCGCCGCGCCGGACGCCTCGTTCGTCGAGGACTTCACCACCGACGCCGTCACCGGCCTCGTCTCGCGGCTCTACCCGCAGTCGTGGCAGCCCTACCCCGACGGCACCTCCGGCATCTACGCGCCGAGCAAGACCGTCTCGGTGCACGACGGCGTCATGGACGTCGCCCTCGGCACCGGCGCCGGAGCAGCCGGCACGTTCGGTTCCTCCGCCGGAGCCTGGGACCACGTCGGCGGCTCGTTCTCCGTCCGTGCCAAGGCGACCGGTGGCGACGGCAACGGCGCGGCGTTCATGCTGTGGCCGACGTCGGGCACCTGGTCCGACGGTGAGATCGACTTCCCCGAGGGCAACTTCGAGGACAGCCCCTCGGCGTTCCACCACTCGATGACCCCGGGCAAGGAAGCCGACCGCGTCCAGATCGGTACCGGCGTCTCGTGGCGCGACTGGCACACCTACACGGTGGACTGGGTGCCCGGCGAGTCGGTCACCTACAGCGTCGACGGCAAGGTCCTGGACACCGTCACCCACGACGTGCCGACGACGCCGCACCGCTTCATGTTCCAGGTCGGCAACTGGGGCGACCAGGGCAACCTGCTCATCGACTGGGTCTCCACCACGGAGTGA
- a CDS encoding NUDIX hydrolase, translating to MDDGRARAALARVAATGWGDAEPLAEPGGTTTPRHAAVLMLFGALDRTPSDRPAVAADVPRDLDVLLLARATTLRAHPGEVAFPGGRIDPGDADAVAAALREAREETGLDPAGVEVLGTLPAVPLAFSNHLVRPVLGWWREPSPIRVVDERESASVFRVPVADLLDPANRGVTVIRRGGQEWRGPGFTVDAEGNEHPDDGGHLVWGFTAMLLDALFDRLGWTEDWDRTRELPLDRRH from the coding sequence ATGGACGACGGGCGCGCACGGGCGGCACTGGCGAGGGTCGCCGCGACCGGGTGGGGCGACGCCGAGCCGCTCGCCGAACCCGGCGGCACGACCACCCCGCGGCACGCTGCCGTCCTCATGCTCTTCGGCGCGCTCGACCGCACGCCGAGCGATCGCCCCGCCGTCGCCGCCGACGTGCCCCGCGACCTCGACGTCCTGTTGCTCGCTCGCGCCACGACCCTGCGCGCGCACCCGGGCGAGGTCGCGTTCCCCGGCGGGCGGATCGACCCGGGCGATGCCGACGCCGTCGCCGCGGCCCTGCGCGAGGCGCGTGAGGAGACCGGCCTCGACCCCGCCGGCGTCGAGGTCCTCGGCACGCTGCCCGCGGTGCCGCTGGCGTTCTCGAACCACCTCGTGCGCCCGGTGCTGGGCTGGTGGCGCGAGCCGTCCCCGATCCGGGTCGTCGACGAGCGCGAGTCGGCTTCGGTCTTCCGGGTGCCGGTGGCGGACCTGCTCGACCCGGCGAACCGCGGGGTCACGGTGATCCGACGCGGTGGTCAGGAGTGGCGCGGACCGGGCTTCACGGTCGATGCGGAGGGCAACGAGCACCCCGACGACGGCGGCCACCTGGTGTGGGGGTTCACCGCGATGCTGCTGGATGCGCTGTTCGACCGGCTCGGGTGGACCGAGGACTGGGACCGGACGCGGGAGCTTCCCCTCGACCGTCGGCACTGA